A portion of the Oxynema aestuarii AP17 genome contains these proteins:
- a CDS encoding glycoside hydrolase family 24 protein: MTEEVPRVEKTLNWQKFKQMALLGIAASALLLALQYCQGDRRDRLEPFDGEIAPLVMEGGDPYVRALMRTISASESNVRRPYAVLYGGEYIDDLSEHPDRCIPIVSGPNWGDCTTAAGRYQFITTTWLEVADRYHPDPSHFLFWISYSFEPEYQDRVVHRWLSDRAAWGADIPALLRQGNLDEVFWLLSGTWTSLSYGIERNSMTPYLFEIYWEMLDEELGTARSSRSQT, encoded by the coding sequence TTCAAGCAAATGGCGCTGTTAGGCATAGCCGCCAGCGCCTTACTCTTAGCTTTGCAATACTGCCAGGGCGATCGTCGCGATCGCCTCGAACCCTTTGACGGCGAAATCGCCCCCCTAGTCATGGAGGGGGGCGATCCTTACGTGCGCGCCCTCATGCGGACGATTTCCGCCAGCGAATCGAATGTCAGGCGCCCCTACGCGGTACTCTACGGCGGCGAGTACATCGACGACCTCAGCGAGCATCCGGATCGATGTATTCCGATCGTCTCCGGCCCGAACTGGGGGGACTGTACTACCGCCGCCGGACGCTATCAGTTCATTACCACGACGTGGCTAGAGGTGGCCGATCGCTATCACCCGGATCCGTCCCACTTTTTGTTCTGGATCTCCTACAGTTTTGAACCGGAATATCAAGACCGGGTGGTTCATCGCTGGTTGAGCGATCGCGCCGCGTGGGGGGCGGATATTCCGGCCCTGTTGCGCCAAGGGAACTTAGACGAGGTGTTTTGGTTGCTCTCGGGAACCTGGACGAGTCTCAGTTACGGGATCGAGCGCAATTCGATGACTCCCTACCTCTTTGAAATTTACTGGGAAATGTTAGACGAGGAGTTAGGAACGGCTCGCAGTTCTCGATCGCAGACTTAA